In Dromiciops gliroides isolate mDroGli1 chromosome 4, mDroGli1.pri, whole genome shotgun sequence, one DNA window encodes the following:
- the ATAT1 gene encoding alpha-tubulin N-acetyltransferase 1 isoform X1 encodes MEFPFDVDALFPEPITILDQHLRAPARRTGTTTSARVDLQQQIMTVVDELGKASAKAQHLPGPITSASRMQSNRHVMYVLKDTSARPAGKGAIIGFLKVGYKKLFVLDDRGAHNEVEPLCILDFYIHESLQRHGHGLKLFQYMLEKERVEPHQLAIDRPSEKLLRFLNKHYNLESTVPQVNNFVIFEGFFAHQHRSPASSLRATRCSRAASVDNTPNAPARKLPPKKAEGEIKPYSSSDREFLKVAVEPPWPLNRAPRRATPPARPPARSSSLGNSPDRGPLRPFLPEQELLRSLRLCPPHPTARLLLATDPGGSPAQRRRTRGSTPGLVAQNCSYSRYGEPDSSSPKTGNQEQRKREQETESRCPNRGQQVVSGEQDGEGTWSSTPPQALQPPVPLWRLGEPMVNARFIRYLQEHRSTRPW; translated from the exons ATGGAGTTCCCGTTCGATGTGGACGCCCTGTTCCCGGAGCCGATTACCATCCTGGACCAACACCTGCGTGCTCCGGCCCGCCGAACCGGAACCACAACCTCGGCTCG TGTTGATCTCCAGCAGCAAATCATGACTGTTGTCGATGAACTGGGAAAGGCATCAGCCAAG GCGCAGCATCTTCCTGGTCCCATCACCAGTGCTTCAAGAATGCAGAGTAACCGACATGTTATGTATGTGCTCAAGGATACCTCAGCCCGTCC GGCTGGAAAAGGAGCTATTATTGGCTTTCTCAAAGTTGGATATAAGAAACTCTTTGTACTG GATGACCGTGGGGCCCATAATGAAGTAGAGCCACTTTGCATACTGGACTTTTATATCCATGAATCACTGCAACGCCATGGCCATGGGCTGAAACTTTTCCAATATATGTTAGAG AAGGAACGGGTTGAACCACACCAACTAGCTATTGACCGGCCCTCAGAGAAGTTGCTGCGGTTCTTGAATAAACACTACAATCTGGAATCCACAGTGCCACAG GTGAACAACTTTGTGATCTTTGAAGGCTTTTTCGCCCACCAGCACC GGTCCCCTGCTTCCTCTCTGAGGGCGACTCGCTGCTCTCGTGCTGCCTCGGTTGATAACACACCCAATG CTCCAGCCAGAAAGCTGCCCCCCAAGAAGGCAGAAGGAGAGATTAAACCATATTCTTCTAGTGACCGAGAAT TTCTAAAGGTGGCTGTAGAGCCTCCATGGCCGTTGAATAGAGCCCCCCGACGTGCTACACCCCCAGCCCGACCACCCGCACGGTCCAGCAGCCTGGGCAATTCTCCAGACAGGGGCCCTCTCCGCCCCTTTCTGCCAGAGCAAGAGCTGCTACGGTCTCTTCGCCTCTGTCCCCCACACCCTACTGCCCGACTCCTGCTTGCAACGGACCCTGGAGGCAGCCCAGCCCAACGCAGGCGTACCAG GGGATCAACCCCAGGACTGGTGGCCCAGAACTGCAGCTACAGTCGATATGGGGAGCCAGACTCCTCATCCCCCAAAACAG GCAACCAAGAACAGAGGAAGAGGGAACAGGAAACAGAGAGTAG GTGTCCCAACAGGGGGCAGCAGGTTGTGTCAGGGGAGCAAGATGGGGAGGGAACCTGGTCCTCCACCCCTCCACAGGCCCTGCAGCCCCCAGTCCCATTGTGGAGACTGGGGGAGCCCATGGTCAACGCAAGGTTCATTCGATACCTCCAGGAGCACCGAAGTACCAGGCCATGGTGA
- the ATAT1 gene encoding alpha-tubulin N-acetyltransferase 1 isoform X2 produces the protein MEFPFDVDALFPEPITILDQHLRAPARRTGTTTSARVDLQQQIMTVVDELGKASAKAQHLPGPITSASRMQSNRHVMYVLKDTSARPAGKGAIIGFLKVGYKKLFVLDDRGAHNEVEPLCILDFYIHESLQRHGHGLKLFQYMLEKERVEPHQLAIDRPSEKLLRFLNKHYNLESTVPQVNNFVIFEGFFAHQHRSPASSLRATRCSRAASVDNTPNAPARKLPPKKAEGEIKPYSSSDREFLKVAVEPPWPLNRAPRRATPPARPPARSSSLGNSPDRGPLRPFLPEQELLRSLRLCPPHPTARLLLATDPGGSPAQRRRTSSLTRPENNRY, from the exons ATGGAGTTCCCGTTCGATGTGGACGCCCTGTTCCCGGAGCCGATTACCATCCTGGACCAACACCTGCGTGCTCCGGCCCGCCGAACCGGAACCACAACCTCGGCTCG TGTTGATCTCCAGCAGCAAATCATGACTGTTGTCGATGAACTGGGAAAGGCATCAGCCAAG GCGCAGCATCTTCCTGGTCCCATCACCAGTGCTTCAAGAATGCAGAGTAACCGACATGTTATGTATGTGCTCAAGGATACCTCAGCCCGTCC GGCTGGAAAAGGAGCTATTATTGGCTTTCTCAAAGTTGGATATAAGAAACTCTTTGTACTG GATGACCGTGGGGCCCATAATGAAGTAGAGCCACTTTGCATACTGGACTTTTATATCCATGAATCACTGCAACGCCATGGCCATGGGCTGAAACTTTTCCAATATATGTTAGAG AAGGAACGGGTTGAACCACACCAACTAGCTATTGACCGGCCCTCAGAGAAGTTGCTGCGGTTCTTGAATAAACACTACAATCTGGAATCCACAGTGCCACAG GTGAACAACTTTGTGATCTTTGAAGGCTTTTTCGCCCACCAGCACC GGTCCCCTGCTTCCTCTCTGAGGGCGACTCGCTGCTCTCGTGCTGCCTCGGTTGATAACACACCCAATG CTCCAGCCAGAAAGCTGCCCCCCAAGAAGGCAGAAGGAGAGATTAAACCATATTCTTCTAGTGACCGAGAAT TTCTAAAGGTGGCTGTAGAGCCTCCATGGCCGTTGAATAGAGCCCCCCGACGTGCTACACCCCCAGCCCGACCACCCGCACGGTCCAGCAGCCTGGGCAATTCTCCAGACAGGGGCCCTCTCCGCCCCTTTCTGCCAGAGCAAGAGCTGCTACGGTCTCTTCGCCTCTGTCCCCCACACCCTACTGCCCGACTCCTGCTTGCAACGGACCCTGGAGGCAGCCCAGCCCAACGCAGGCGTACCAG TTCCCTCACCCGCCCTGAAAATAACAGATATTGA
- the ATAT1 gene encoding alpha-tubulin N-acetyltransferase 1 isoform X3 yields the protein MEFPFDVDALFPEPITILDQHLRAPARRTGTTTSARVDLQQQIMTVVDELGKASAKAQHLPGPITSASRMQSNRHVMYVLKDTSARPAGKGAIIGFLKVGYKKLFVLDDRGAHNEVEPLCILDFYIHESLQRHGHGLKLFQYMLEKERVEPHQLAIDRPSEKLLRFLNKHYNLESTVPQVNNFVIFEGFFAHQHPPARKLPPKKAEGEIKPYSSSDREFLKVAVEPPWPLNRAPRRATPPARPPARSSSLGNSPDRGPLRPFLPEQELLRSLRLCPPHPTARLLLATDPGGSPAQRRRTR from the exons ATGGAGTTCCCGTTCGATGTGGACGCCCTGTTCCCGGAGCCGATTACCATCCTGGACCAACACCTGCGTGCTCCGGCCCGCCGAACCGGAACCACAACCTCGGCTCG TGTTGATCTCCAGCAGCAAATCATGACTGTTGTCGATGAACTGGGAAAGGCATCAGCCAAG GCGCAGCATCTTCCTGGTCCCATCACCAGTGCTTCAAGAATGCAGAGTAACCGACATGTTATGTATGTGCTCAAGGATACCTCAGCCCGTCC GGCTGGAAAAGGAGCTATTATTGGCTTTCTCAAAGTTGGATATAAGAAACTCTTTGTACTG GATGACCGTGGGGCCCATAATGAAGTAGAGCCACTTTGCATACTGGACTTTTATATCCATGAATCACTGCAACGCCATGGCCATGGGCTGAAACTTTTCCAATATATGTTAGAG AAGGAACGGGTTGAACCACACCAACTAGCTATTGACCGGCCCTCAGAGAAGTTGCTGCGGTTCTTGAATAAACACTACAATCTGGAATCCACAGTGCCACAG GTGAACAACTTTGTGATCTTTGAAGGCTTTTTCGCCCACCAGCACC CTCCAGCCAGAAAGCTGCCCCCCAAGAAGGCAGAAGGAGAGATTAAACCATATTCTTCTAGTGACCGAGAAT TTCTAAAGGTGGCTGTAGAGCCTCCATGGCCGTTGAATAGAGCCCCCCGACGTGCTACACCCCCAGCCCGACCACCCGCACGGTCCAGCAGCCTGGGCAATTCTCCAGACAGGGGCCCTCTCCGCCCCTTTCTGCCAGAGCAAGAGCTGCTACGGTCTCTTCGCCTCTGTCCCCCACACCCTACTGCCCGACTCCTGCTTGCAACGGACCCTGGAGGCAGCCCAGCCCAACGCAGGCGTACCAGGTAA